The Prunus dulcis chromosome 3, ALMONDv2, whole genome shotgun sequence genome segment aaattgatacTTAATACTTCAATGTCATAATACCATAAAACAAATTCATACTCATTTAAGTTAACTTAGCATTACTCATCTTTCcctaaacaaaataaagaatgaTACACATATTTATTCACACATATTCATGATTTATCATAACCCAAATTTCACACATTTTTCGTATATGTTTTATCATCTTCAAAATAAGTAAAACGATTTCCTACTTCATAAAATAAGAATCGAGTTtgtattaaaaagaaaaaataaacaaaagtgaATGAATTACCCACTCAAAAAGATGCTTCTCTCACAACCAAATTGCTATCAATATCCTCAGTCAACCAAAAATATCAGCTATGAaagaacaaggaaaaaaaaaaaattttaaaaattgtttaCATTTTTAGcccacttttaaaaaatatttcaaatatgtCCACAtagtttttaataattatgtTTGACcccagtttttattttataattttcaaaatggtcCCTCCCGTGTCTTGACTTCAGTTGATTGTGTCCAAAACTATTTTAACCGTGTCCAAAACGTGTCTTGTCCGTTGACCCGTGTCCAAGGCGTGTCCTCGTGTTTGCGTGTCTGACACCTTGACACTTCAACTTGATGAAGTGTCCGTGCTATATAAGCATTGGCCATTTATAATTAGTGGCTTTTTTAACtgaattataaatgcaatcatagaatttctatttttaaaaaaaagaaaagaaaaagacttctcctttcagtggtttttgtaCTTCACTGATCTTGTTTGAACATGATATTCTCAACTCTTTTTAGATAAATTAAACTTAACTACCTCTGTGTACCAATGTAAATTAATTCCGCAATTCCTGATCAGAAATGTGAATGAATAAGTAAAAGTTGTCACTCACTCTCACCATGAacatcataaaaaataaaaaatacaactgcCCTGTGGTCCTATATATAGCTTAAAATATTATGCACCCACTGAAGCAAATGCACCCTCCTCCGTTCAATATTGATAAAGTAGCAGGCAGAACATGTTCCACAATgattataatatatttcaaCCTTTAGTCTTTCATTATTAATTCTTATATGCtagtccttttcttttggtttttatttttggacagACATAAAGATATACATGTTGGTTAGGCTTTATCTATATGGTGATCATGTTGTGGAATAGTAGGTAGAGTATATATCTGGAAGACCCAACTGTCTTAGTTCTTTTTATTCCctcattaaatataaatctACAGAAGTAGCAGGTATATATATTCTGACAGTGTATATATAGGCTTAGTCAAATTGGCTAGAATCGATGTGCTCTCTACTCTACACTCGAATTCGAATCCCTCTccttgtaatttagattaatttaaaacagattatcgcttgtatcaaataaatatatcctGACAGGTAATAATACCCTGAGCTTAAGCTGAGTTGGTTTTCATGAAATGAAACATAATTCAATCCATGTGATTATTTTCTAGTGGTATGCCCAAATGCTCCTATCACCATATGCAATATTTAAAAGCAACTAGTACATCATGAAAAAGTATATAAAAAGCTCTGATTCACATGATCATGGGAATCTTATGAAATTCAAAGTAAGAAATGCAAAAACATAAAGCTGGTCATcttaattttaaaagtatagtgGCCAAGAAATTTGGAGAATAATTGTCATCATTACAagcataattaattaatttcctcAAAGGagaatacaaaagaaaaagaaagaatcaagCCATTATCAAATAATCACTACTGCAATCTTTAGATCATTACACAATTCCACCCTTGAAAATACAAccaattaaaataaagaaagcacACACCAAGCCATCCTTTTCTTTAGGAAGTACAAATCAGGAGGTTTCAATTAgcaaaagaagagaaggaaataAGCTAATTAGGCATAAAGCATCACTAAGTAGTAGTGGTGGTGATATGGAATACGCGACTGCAGGAATAGACAGAGCAAAATGCTTGCAATGTCATCAAGAGCAAGAGCAACAAGCCAGCAAGCACAGCAAGAAATTGCCAGGAACCAAAAACATAAACCTTCATAAACTTTGTCATTTTGACCTTCCATCTGCCATTGTAATACTTGTTCACATCTTCAATTGCCTTGTCCAAGAATGGCACTTTGGTCAATCTAATGGACTTGCTCATACCATTCCAAACCTTGGCTACTTCTTCATCGCTTTTCAAACGGTTCAAAATTATACCTTTCTCTCTAAGCAGTTTCACGTCCTCCTCAGTGTCTATGATCCCGTTCATTAATTCGGTGTAACGGGTTAAAACCAACGGCCCTGATGCATTTGATACTTCATATGCTACCAAGTTTCTCAAGATCACCTCTGTATTTACATCTAGGCTTGTAGCAGGGAGGTAAAATGTGACTGTTTTAGGATCAAAGGAGATGGTCGAAAGGCTAccttttgttttcacaaaacggACTCCGGATTTTACAAGATCAGAAACGGAAGGGATGGTAATCTCCTCTATCAATGGTGGTTTACTAATACTATTGCTCGAATTCTCATTTTCGGGTTTGGTTTCTTCTTTGTCTTGGgtggaaaataaataagaaacaGGTTGTTTCAACATTGCAAATCCAGGAAGGTTGGAGAGGATTGTCCAAGGCAATTTAAAAAACACTTTAACAGGACCAGATACAAGTAGTTTTTTCAAAAGACGTACCGGACCTTTGTTTAGTTTCGACAGCAGCTTCCATACCTCCTGCAGAAACTGCTTCACGAAATTCTGGCTATCAGAAGATTCTGATCCCTTGTGTGGTGTGGACTCTCCTTCATCCTCAGCTTCCACAATTTCAGACGGTCGACGTTCTAACTTGGGGGTGATCATTTGGTACAAAAAGTCTAGCAAGTGAGCACATTCTGAGACTTGGATCTTTGGCAGGTCTTGATCCACCACCTTGAATGGTGAAAGCTCCTTGCACAACCCCATCAGCATCGAAAGCAGAAGGTCGTCGGCTTGTTCCAGTGATGTGAATTGTAACTCCAAAATTCTTCTGGACACAAATAGTGGGATTTGGTTTTCAAGCATCACCAAGTCCCTAAGAATTGCATGGTGAGCTGACTTGCTCCCTGAAACGTCAACCAAGTGTGACATGCTCGAGGAAACTCTGGCCAAAACCCTTCCTTCTTTGGCCCCATAGATTTGGAGTAACTCAAGGAAAAATGATGCAGCAATGGCCATCATCCAACCTAAAGTGTCACCATTGAAATCCAAATACTTGTGGTAGCAAGCGCGAATCCGCGGCTCCAGCTTCTTCAATTGCTCAACAAGGTCTTGGAACTTTAGGCATTGGAGCTGCTTTTGGGTCCTTTTagctgcagccactttgtacCTCTCCATCTCATAGAGCTCAGGGCGCAAATAGTGGTAAGGGCCAATTGCAACTTCTTGAGGGATGTAGGAATCTGGATCGCTAGCCAAAAGGGCCTTGGGGACATTGAAAATGGAGACAGGGATTTCCCCATCATACTCAAGCTCTTCCTCAAGtgttttttggatttgaatgaCCCATTGAAACTCATTGAAGTTTGTACTGGTTTTGGAAGAAAATGTTGGTTGGAGAGAAgacatgttttgtttttctcttgtAGCTAGGGAGAAACTTTTTGGTGGGTCGATGGCAGTTTGTGAGAGTATTGATTGTTGAGGAAGTTATGAGAATTTAGGAAAGCCCATGAATTAATACTGTGATTATTGTACTTTAATTGAGtgttaaattaaaaaaatgttcGATGCGTTTTCCTCATGCTTGATTGTTGTCCTTTTCTTAAACCCACTTGTGCAGGTGGGAATAACATATTGATATGAgaatttgagatttttattttacatgttGCTTAATAAGGACACTGGGATGAAGGTTCCGTGCTAACTTTTTCTCCATAGGTTTGGGTCTAGCAATTTTGTTTTCGTATACTTGAATGCAAAGTCAAGTCCACAAAAGCCACGATTTAAACTTGCCTAACTAATTGGCCGGAGATGGTAATGATAGAATATTATATTGTCGCTTGTGGTGGCGTGGCTGCTTTTGGATGATTACacgaaaattttctttttcttttattatatcAGAAATTAGGAATTTGAACTTAAAAGATCTTTTAACATTAGAAAAAGAAGTATAATTAATTTAGTAACTATTTCGAAATTCATTACAGTGTCTCCTTTGATCGCCAAATATGAATATAACTTGGTTTTTAAGTTTACCTCATGAGTCATggacagaaaaaataaattaaaaaaaaagatatttggTTAGACTTAACACAAAGAAGATACAAGGTAACTATTTTGTAATATGATTTTGGGTAAATTGCGagaatggtcctcaaacttgtatgcggtgtacattttggtccataaattaaattattagtccaaatggtacataaactctatgttaatcgcccatttgatccaaccgttacattctgtcaatattgctgttaaatatgaggacaaattggtcatttcgtacgttaaaataaaaaataataaaaaataaaataaaaactcagtaattggaatatgggagaagaaatcgaagggagggggtttgggcctcatgattttttcctctctttttcttcaattattttctaattttgtatttattttaaccctattttatttgttaattatgaaaagtcgtatttacccctaaaatttggttacatttaacagaaaatgtaacggttggatcaaatgagcgattaaaatagagtttatgtaccatttggactaataatttaatttttggaCCGAAATGTACACcgcatacaagtttgaggaccattctCGCAATTTACctatatgattttcttttattaatggGCTAAAGCCCATTCTAATCTgattgccacgtgtcaaataTTTAATGTGTTAATATGTTTTGTATTATGTTACACCTAACACCCTTGACCAGACCTAATCCCTCaaagtttctttgttttgtccATTCGCGCCGCTTCTCTCGTCTTCCTCACAAAACGACCtctgggtttagggttttagggTAAAGGGAAAATTTGAttcaaaatcagattttatttttcactttcaaccCTCGGTTCTCTCGACTTTCGCTCCGCCTCCTCTCACCTCGTTCGAGCTCCCTACCTCAGTTCTCTGTCTCACTCACATCCTTCCCTCTCACTGCCTCTGGCTTTACATAAAaggtatgaaattttttgagtttctctttattttttgtttttggctgTTTCAATAATTGGTTGTTTCAGATTTGGTGTTTTGGACTGCTTTAATATGCTGGTAAATGATATTGACActgattttggttttgtcaTTGCTGTGTCAAAGCATAGTGTAGTAGAATAAAGAAGAGTTGAAAGGAAAAAGGGACAAATGCAtaggtttttgggttttgcccTTGAAATCAAGGCATACTTTTTTTCATCTGGGTTTGGTTTGTTCTGTATTTTTGTCGTTCTATTTTGATGTTAATTATGCTGTGCATGAAGGAAACTGTTGTGGAAATGAACAAACCCTTCGATACACATGCAGTGATTTGGACTGTGTTCTTCTGATGTCTTCAGCTTGGTAGAGAACAAAATCAAACGAATTCAAAAATTGGAACTAATTCTGCTACTCAAAGATAGTTGAGCAAGTTGGTGGCAAAAAAACTTGAGACTATGTAGTATGTATGTACAAGGATAGTATGGCTAGGAGTAGCTCACTTTTGTTACAATTATGTGTTCTAAGATAATGCATTCCATGAATTTAGATTAATGTCTATTGATAAAGTCATATCCAAAGGCTTGTCTGTGAATAAAGGAGGTGTGAGAGGAGAAATGGtccattttaaaattcattcaAAATGAAAGGTATGGGTGTCGAAGGGGCCAGAGCCTCCTAACTGGATGGTGCTCTGGTGCTCGTCCTCCATCTCCATGTCTGAGGTTGTCCTGTCTGAGTTAGGGGCTATAAATAAGGCTGTTTCTGGACAGCTTTAAGTATGATATGCTTTGTGggatgtttattttttaagttatGCTTTGTTGGATGTTTTTATGTTATGCTTTGTTATGCTATCCTCTGTATCTGTTTCTCCCTCATCCTTGTGTATGTGTATAGCTAAGCAGGCCTCAGAAACCTCCGTCCTAAAGCCTTCCTCAAGTCCCGGACAAAGATGAGACCTTTAGATGAGACTGAGACCACGGCAGTGTTCGAAAAGCTTTTCAAGTTCACAGGCAACAACCTAAAAAACATAGTCGAGAACCCTTCTCATGAAGGCCCAGACCCGGATTCAGGCCGTTATTGCTTTCGCCTCCACAAGAACAAGGTCTACTATGTTAGCGAATCACTAGTAAAGCGTGCTACAAATATAGCTCGGACTCAGTTAGTCTCTCTGGGCACTTGTATCGGTAGGTTTACTCATGGTGGTAGTTTCCACTTAACAGTTCAGTGCTTGAGTTTAGTGGCCTCAAATGCTAAACACAAGGTCTGGCTCAAACCTACCTCTGAGATGTCGTTCTTGTACGGAAACCATGTCTTGAAAGGTGGTTTGGGGAGGATTACAGAGAATATTGTGCCAGGTGATGGTGTGGTGGTGTTTTCGATGTCAGATGTTCCCTTGGGTTTCGGGATTGCGGCCAAGTCTACTCAGGATTGTAGGAAGTTGGATCCCAATGGAATTGTGGTGCTTCACCAGACAGATATTGGAGAGTACTTGAGGATGGAGgatgatctttgaataatTGGACGTGATTTGGGTGGTTTTGATAGATATTTGTGTGGGTTATGTAAGGCGGATCTATTTGCTTTTGATCAATCTGAGCTTTTAAGTCTTTTGGGATGTGGATGATTTTCCTGAATATTATTTCCATTAGTGCTTGTGACTTTTGGTATTAACTCTTGATTATCTGGAACTTCTTCCAtctggtttttatttttgattttgatttttgatttattttttgtacaAGCGATATTTGAAAGGGGGtgttttctcacacacactgcATTCATTCGAAAGTCATTAGCATAAATTGTTGTTGGACCAACTGGTGTGGAAATAAATGTTAACTTATAGAAATAGATGTATTATTATAAAGTCCTTACTAACCAACAAAGGGTTAGTGGACTTTATGCAACATATGTcgccaaaacaagaaaaggaatATATTCTAGAGATATGGAAAGGAATCTCTAACAACTTCAAAGAGCCTAACTTCACAGCAGTTgaggtttgttttgtgttttggagctttatttttattttttttttcaaaaccaCCTCAATGGTTTGAAGTTGTAGTCTTCTTTTGAGCAAACAAGAACATTATTAGAAGACAAAAAACTGTGCAAGTGcccttttctccttttcttttttcatgctaGTTATGAAGGTGATGATTGTATCGATTTTAGTTGTGGTTCTTGCAGTGCAAGCTCATGAAGAAgatgcttcttcttctctctatGTAACCTATTTCCCTTTCAAAATGTCCTTTTTCCCTGGCTCACACCTTCCatatcatgatttttttttttaaaaaaaaaaaatccctaacATTTCCAAAGCTCTTAGAGCTTAAAACTAAAAGGAACTCCTAAACCTAACAACCCTAAAACTTCTGTTCATGAAACTCACATTCCTAAACCTCAGATGCCTGAAGCTCCCATTCCTTTCATTCCTCATCCTGAAGCTCCCATTATTTTCATTCCTAATCCTATGCGTACTCCTCTTTCTAGGCGCATCCTCAAATTCCCTACTTTCCTTTTCCTAGAGATCCTATAGATCACAGCTCCTCTACAAGTTGCACTAACACTAAGCAAGTATGACTAGTAGTCTGCCATCCACCAATATTATAGTATGTGTACAAGCTATATAAGGTGGCCTTACTCCATTACCATTTTATAATGCGCTACTTAGCTACATGCATGTACAACTAAATCATAAATCAACAAcaacacaaaaggaaaaaaaaaatccagcTTCATATGTTGCTAATACTATAgtggttgaaacttgaaacacAAACACAAGCAACACAACGAACCAAAGATGAATATGTACGTGCatgacctctctctctctctctctctctctctcatggaACTCAACATCTCCAACCTCTCTGATCCGTTAGTCCTTGCCTTCATTTGTCTTTGATTTGCCTTGCCTTTGCCCTTGCTTTAATCCTATTTCTTAGGGTTTTctcttatgtttttgttgcGATATTTGCTTTGATTTGTCTGTTTTTTAACTCATAGTTTGCAAAAAGAACTTCTTTGTTGTTCGTTCGAATTCTGCTTGTCGGCCATCGCTATATCACTAGTGCTACTAGTGTCCCTTCTCCCATCACCGGTTAAGACTTTTGACAACTCTTCActaaagaaaatttgggaagAGAGATTGTTGGTTTTTCGTAAATTTCTTAATTCGGAAGACCAACTTGAAGATAGTCTCGAGTACAGTGTTCTATGACACACTCGACAAGTTGACTATGCGAAACATCTTTGCGCCAACTTGAGGGGAgagtgttggcgagtccttatttagttaggattttggttatTTATCCGTTTCTCTAGTCTAATTGTAATTAAGATTTATTTACTATTTTATCTCTTTTAGGATTAACACATATTTGTACttctttataaatacctccatcTTATTTATTgtctttgt includes the following:
- the LOC117620614 gene encoding putative UPF0481 protein At3g02645 — its product is MSSLQPTFSSKTSTNFNEFQWVIQIQKTLEEELEYDGEIPVSIFNVPKALLASDPDSYIPQEVAIGPYHYLRPELYEMERYKVAAAKRTQKQLQCLKFQDLVEQLKKLEPRIRACYHKYLDFNGDTLGWMMAIAASFFLELLQIYGAKEGRVLARVSSSMSHLVDVSGSKSAHHAILRDLVMLENQIPLFVSRRILELQFTSLEQADDLLLSMLMGLCKELSPFKVVDQDLPKIQVSECAHLLDFLYQMITPKLERRPSEIVEAEDEGESTPHKGSESSDSQNFVKQFLQEVWKLLSKLNKGPVRLLKKLLVSGPVKVFFKLPWTILSNLPGFAMLKQPVSYLFSTQDKEETKPENENSSNSISKPPLIEEITIPSVSDLVKSGVRFVKTKGSLSTISFDPKTVTFYLPATSLDVNTEVILRNLVAYEVSNASGPLVLTRYTELMNGIIDTEEDVKLLREKGIILNRLKSDEEVAKVWNGMSKSIRLTKVPFLDKAIEDVNKYYNGRWKVKMTKFMKVYVFGSWQFLAVLAGLLLLLLMTLQAFCSVYSCSRVFHITTTTT
- the LOC117623336 gene encoding 60S ribosome subunit biogenesis protein NIP7 homolog, which produces MRPLDETETTAVFEKLFKFTGNNLKNIVENPSHEGPDPDSGRYCFRLHKNKVYYVSESLVKRATNIARTQLVSLGTCIGRFTHGGSFHLTVQCLSLVASNAKHKVWLKPTSEMSFLYGNHVLKGGLGRITENIVPGDGVVVFSMSDVPLGFGIAAKSTQDCRKLDPNGIVVLHQTDIGEYLRMEDDL